One region of Streptomyces leeuwenhoekii genomic DNA includes:
- a CDS encoding RICIN domain-containing protein — protein MQGVVRAAGSFFISGACPSSFDVSYREPACVHKGAPGDSTHVLTAVHDMAQNLDWDASTGRIRGANEVAQADQAYPQRLVYDIYPTARPITTVRFRNVKSDKCLVPYGSSLNNGANVVKWDCNGTSGQNWFWNGYEIRNFQNNRCLTVYGSSTSDGAYVVQWQCNGSTAQRWSRVTGAADGGSLLVNGHSGLCLTTYGGSTSNGAVASQWSCDTTDTARSWIGYTP, from the coding sequence ATGCAGGGCGTGGTCCGTGCCGCGGGCTCCTTCTTCATCAGTGGCGCCTGCCCCTCGAGCTTCGACGTCAGCTACCGCGAGCCCGCGTGCGTGCACAAGGGTGCGCCCGGCGACAGCACGCACGTCCTGACCGCCGTCCACGACATGGCGCAGAACCTGGACTGGGACGCCTCGACCGGCCGGATCCGCGGCGCGAACGAGGTCGCGCAGGCCGACCAGGCCTATCCTCAGCGGCTCGTCTACGACATCTATCCGACCGCGCGCCCCATCACCACCGTGCGCTTCAGAAATGTCAAGAGCGACAAGTGCCTGGTTCCGTACGGCAGCAGCCTCAACAACGGTGCCAACGTGGTGAAGTGGGACTGCAACGGCACGTCCGGCCAGAACTGGTTCTGGAACGGCTACGAGATCCGCAACTTCCAGAACAACCGTTGTCTGACGGTCTACGGGTCCAGCACCTCCGACGGCGCCTACGTTGTCCAATGGCAGTGCAACGGCAGCACGGCCCAGCGATGGAGCCGGGTGACGGGCGCCGCCGACGGCGGATCGCTCCTTGTCAACGGCCACAGCGGCTTGTGCCTGACGACCTACGGCGGCAGCACCTCCAACGGCGCCGTGGCCAGCCAGTGGAGCTGTGATACGACCGACACGGCACGCTCCTGGATCGGCTACACGCCGTGA
- a CDS encoding LysR family transcriptional regulator: protein MELRQLRYFMVVAEEGGFSRAAERLHIVQSAVSQQIRALERDLGIVLFDRSSRRVRLSSAGERLLPEARAVLAAADRAREVAADIVAGAEGVLRMGTVQAPGDRLYRALAGFAALAPRVRVRLMKLPPAERLAAARAGLLDAVLVRALPPGRVAGLEAIPVWTDPLYVALPAAHPLAGEPEPSLRQLAELPLRLAPRDRNPPFHDLITGALRAAGAEPPPAAPFTSLQATLAEIGAGPPSWTVFYEVSGLPPAPGVVYRPLAGLTVTTSLAFPSGPPSPVLRHLLTALGDGTTGKAGATPASDEGPGERTGSG, encoded by the coding sequence GTGGAGCTGCGGCAGTTGCGATACTTCATGGTGGTGGCCGAGGAAGGCGGTTTCAGCCGGGCGGCCGAGCGGTTGCACATCGTGCAGTCCGCGGTCAGCCAGCAGATACGCGCCCTGGAACGGGACCTGGGGATCGTGCTGTTCGACCGATCGTCCCGGCGGGTGCGTCTGTCGTCCGCCGGGGAGCGCCTGCTGCCCGAGGCTCGCGCTGTCCTCGCCGCCGCCGACCGCGCCCGCGAGGTGGCCGCCGATATCGTCGCGGGCGCCGAGGGCGTCCTGCGGATGGGTACCGTCCAGGCCCCCGGGGACCGGCTGTACCGTGCGCTGGCCGGATTCGCGGCCCTCGCGCCGCGCGTGCGGGTGCGGCTCATGAAGCTTCCGCCGGCGGAACGGCTCGCGGCTGCCCGCGCGGGCCTGCTGGACGCCGTGCTCGTACGCGCCCTGCCGCCGGGCCGGGTCGCGGGCCTGGAGGCGATCCCCGTGTGGACCGATCCGCTGTACGTCGCACTGCCCGCCGCCCATCCCCTGGCGGGCGAGCCGGAGCCGAGCCTGCGGCAGCTCGCCGAGCTGCCGCTGCGGCTCGCGCCGCGTGACCGCAACCCGCCGTTCCACGACCTGATCACCGGAGCACTCCGGGCGGCCGGTGCCGAGCCGCCGCCCGCGGCACCGTTCACCAGCCTCCAGGCGACCCTCGCGGAGATCGGCGCCGGCCCGCCGTCGTGGACCGTTTTCTACGAGGTGTCGGGACTTCCTCCGGCACCGGGGGTCGTCTACCGCCCCCTTGCCGGACTGACTGTCACCACCTCGCTCGCCTTCCCCAGCGGCCCGCCCTCCCCGGTCCTGCGGCATCTGCTCACGGCGCTCGGCGACGGCACCACCGGGAAGGCGGGGGCCACCCCGGCTTCCGACGAGGGCCCGGGTGAACGGACTGGTTCCGGGTGA
- a CDS encoding glycoside hydrolase family 75 protein translates to MRVQSLTLVAAGAALLAPTASVAAPSPQQQPRTQTRAEPAHAEPARTAPSRPEAGRADRFRRGHIRPEPAAKREGTVRAAELLAKVRQCDPVSRGRYRSDAGTPATIPVCGTRQAVFWKADMDIDCDGQPGARCNHRTDRSFTAATAYPRSDGRPLDAERLPYIVVPGAGRLWDHRAHGVQGGSVAAVIHGDRVRYAVVGDTGPRGIIGEASYAAAEALGIDPDPHTGGTPSGVTYIVFRGSRVEPIEDRAAATLTGERLARQFARGD, encoded by the coding sequence GTGCGTGTCCAGTCGTTGACCCTGGTGGCGGCGGGCGCCGCCCTGCTCGCCCCGACGGCATCGGTTGCGGCCCCGTCCCCGCAGCAGCAGCCACGGACCCAGACCCGCGCGGAACCGGCCCACGCCGAACCGGCCCGCACCGCCCCGTCCCGTCCGGAAGCGGGCCGTGCGGACCGGTTCCGCAGAGGCCACATCCGTCCGGAACCGGCCGCGAAGCGCGAGGGAACCGTCCGCGCCGCCGAACTGCTGGCCAAAGTGCGTCAGTGCGATCCCGTCTCGCGCGGCCGCTACCGCAGCGACGCCGGAACGCCCGCGACCATCCCGGTCTGCGGTACCCGCCAGGCCGTCTTCTGGAAGGCGGACATGGACATCGACTGCGACGGGCAGCCCGGGGCCCGCTGCAACCACCGCACCGACCGCTCCTTCACCGCCGCCACGGCGTACCCCCGGTCCGACGGCCGCCCGCTCGACGCCGAACGCCTCCCCTACATCGTCGTGCCCGGCGCCGGCCGCCTGTGGGACCACCGCGCGCACGGCGTCCAGGGCGGGTCGGTCGCGGCCGTGATCCACGGTGACCGGGTCCGCTACGCGGTCGTCGGCGACACCGGGCCGCGCGGCATCATCGGCGAGGCGTCCTACGCCGCCGCCGAGGCCCTCGGCATCGATCCCGACCCGCACACCGGCGGTACGCCCTCCGGGGTGACCTACATCGTCTTCAGAGGCAGCCGCGTCGAGCCCATCGAGGACCGGGCCGCCGCCACACTGACCGGGGAACGGCTGGCCCGGCAGTTCGCTCGCGGCGACTGA
- a CDS encoding SpoIIE family protein phosphatase, whose amino-acid sequence MSAAGTPVVEGEEPPRGPVGPSGLLDVLGVASVVLDAQGRIVLWSPQAEELFGYPAREALGRYAARIMVHEQHFDLVVKLFADVMETGRSWAGAFPIRRKDGTTRLVEFRNMRLLDDRGDVYALGLAADQATVRQLERDVALSSRVIEQSPIGLAVLDTDLRYVSVNPALEQIGGRPAAEHIGRRIREVLPRLDADALESAARAVRDTGRPVVDLPAHGRTPADPDHDHAWSVSLYRLEDAHGSVLGVALSVVDVTEQYRAGVEAEAARRRLAVIADASARIGTTLELDRTAHELADVAVPELADVAAVDLLEAVVKGRRSALAPAEPARIRALAVQADDAPDALRAADPPGQVARYAPDRLVTECVRTGNPVMVPRVGEADLLRIARSPEAAELLRRAGVHSYLAVPLIARGEVLGALDLKRTRNPLPFGEDDLLLARELAARAAVQIDNARWYQNARDTALTLQRSLLPSVPSVTGGLEVASRYQPAEATSEVGGDWFDVIPLEGCKTALVVGDVMGSGITAAASMGRLRTATNTLASLDLDPALLLEHLDRTASGLDQAIATCVYAVHDPHRRQCRIANAGHLPPVRVRAGHPPALLNVPTGVPLGVGGVPFTTTTVDLEPGDLLVFYTDGLVETRRHPLDERLDALLSALEGPERPLEEVCDLLLRTLHEPENADDVALLIARATHPA is encoded by the coding sequence ATGAGCGCAGCCGGGACCCCCGTGGTCGAGGGCGAGGAACCGCCGCGCGGGCCGGTGGGGCCGAGCGGGCTGCTCGACGTGCTGGGCGTGGCCTCGGTGGTGCTGGACGCCCAGGGCCGGATCGTGCTGTGGAGCCCGCAGGCCGAGGAGCTGTTCGGTTACCCGGCGCGGGAGGCGCTGGGACGGTACGCCGCCCGGATCATGGTCCACGAGCAGCACTTCGATCTGGTGGTGAAGCTGTTCGCCGACGTGATGGAGACCGGGCGGAGCTGGGCCGGGGCGTTCCCGATCCGCCGCAAGGACGGCACGACCCGGCTCGTGGAGTTCCGCAACATGCGGCTGCTGGACGACCGGGGGGACGTCTACGCGCTGGGGCTCGCCGCCGACCAGGCGACGGTGCGGCAGCTGGAGCGGGACGTGGCGCTGTCGTCCCGGGTGATCGAGCAGTCCCCGATCGGCCTGGCGGTGCTGGACACCGATCTGCGTTACGTTTCCGTCAACCCGGCTCTGGAACAGATCGGCGGCAGGCCGGCCGCGGAGCACATCGGCCGCCGGATCCGCGAGGTGCTGCCCCGGCTGGACGCCGACGCCCTGGAGTCCGCGGCGCGCGCGGTCCGGGACACCGGACGGCCGGTCGTCGACCTGCCCGCCCACGGCCGGACCCCCGCCGATCCGGATCACGACCACGCCTGGTCGGTGTCGCTGTACCGGCTGGAGGACGCCCACGGGTCGGTGCTGGGCGTGGCCCTGTCGGTGGTGGACGTCACCGAGCAGTACCGGGCCGGGGTCGAGGCGGAGGCGGCGCGGCGCCGCCTGGCCGTGATCGCCGACGCCTCCGCCCGCATCGGCACCACCCTGGAGCTGGACCGCACCGCGCACGAGCTGGCCGACGTGGCGGTGCCCGAGCTCGCCGACGTGGCGGCCGTGGACCTGCTGGAGGCGGTGGTGAAGGGCCGGCGCAGCGCCCTGGCCCCGGCCGAGCCCGCGAGGATCCGCGCCCTGGCGGTGCAGGCCGACGACGCCCCCGACGCCCTGCGGGCTGCCGACCCTCCCGGGCAGGTGGCCCGGTACGCCCCCGACCGCCTCGTCACCGAGTGCGTGCGCACCGGGAACCCGGTGATGGTGCCGCGGGTGGGCGAGGCGGACCTGCTGCGGATCGCCCGCTCCCCCGAGGCGGCCGAGCTGCTGCGCCGGGCGGGCGTCCACTCGTATCTGGCCGTGCCGCTGATCGCGCGCGGCGAGGTGCTGGGCGCGCTGGATCTGAAGCGGACCCGCAATCCGCTTCCCTTCGGCGAGGACGACCTGCTGCTGGCCCGGGAGCTGGCCGCCCGGGCGGCGGTGCAGATCGACAACGCCCGCTGGTACCAGAACGCCCGCGACACCGCCCTGACCCTCCAGCGCAGCCTGCTGCCGAGCGTGCCGTCGGTGACGGGCGGCCTGGAGGTGGCCTCCCGCTACCAGCCCGCGGAGGCGACCAGCGAGGTCGGCGGCGACTGGTTCGACGTGATCCCGCTGGAGGGATGCAAGACCGCGCTGGTGGTGGGCGACGTGATGGGCAGCGGCATCACGGCGGCGGCCTCGATGGGGCGGCTGCGCACCGCGACCAACACCCTGGCCTCCCTCGACCTGGACCCGGCGCTGCTGCTCGAGCACCTCGACCGCACCGCCTCCGGCCTGGACCAGGCCATCGCCACCTGCGTCTACGCCGTCCACGACCCCCACCGGCGCCAGTGCCGGATCGCCAACGCCGGGCACCTGCCGCCGGTCCGGGTCCGTGCCGGGCACCCCCCTGCGCTGCTGAACGTGCCGACCGGGGTGCCCCTGGGGGTCGGGGGCGTCCCCTTCACCACCACCACGGTCGATCTGGAGCCCGGCGATCTGCTCGTGTTCTACACCGACGGACTGGTGGAGACGCGCAGGCACCCGCTCGACGAACGGCTGGACGCCCTGCTGTCCGCGCTGGAGGGCCCCGAGCGCCCCCTGGAGGAGGTGTGCGACCTCCTCCTGCGCACCCTGCACGAACCGGAGAACGCCGACGACGTGGCCCTGCTCATCGCGCGGGCCACGCATCCGGCCTAG
- a CDS encoding NADPH-dependent 2,4-dienoyl-CoA reductase, whose product MSRYPHLLSPLDLGFTTLPNRVLMGSMHVGLEEAERGFERMAAFYAARARGGVGLIVTGGIAPNEEGRPYEGGAKLTTGAEAERHRIVTDAVHREGGRIALQILHFGRYAYHRDLVAPSPLQAPISPHVPRELTDAEVERTIDDYVRTARLARRAGYDGVEIMGSEGYLINEFIAARTNHRTDRWGGSYENRMRFPVEIVRRVREAVGEDFILIYRLSMLDLVPDGSSLDEVITLARAVEAAGATIINTGIGWHEARIPTIATSVPRGAYTWVTERLMGEVSVPLVTTNRINTPEVAERLLAEGRADMVSMARPMLADPDFVAKAAAGRPEAINTCIGCNQACLDHTFSGQITSCLVNPRACHETELVLSPTRRRKRVAVVGAGPAGLACAVTAAERGHTVTLFDAGSEIGGQLNVARKVPGKQEFDETLRYFRTRLDEHAVDVRLNTRATAGDLDGYDEIVLATGVVPRVPDIPGVDHPSVLGYLDVLRDGAPVGERVAVLGAGGIGFDVAEFLTDGGDKAHEDPETYFRHWGVDTRYRAPGGLASPERPAPPRSVHLLQRKTTKVGAGLGKTTGWIHRTELKHRGVTMVPGVRYDRIDDAGLHVTIGEESTVLAVDTIVLCTGQEPRRDLYEDLVAAGREAHLIGGADVAAELDAKRAIKQGTELAAAL is encoded by the coding sequence ATGAGCCGTTACCCCCACCTGCTGAGCCCGCTCGACCTGGGCTTCACCACCCTGCCCAACCGCGTCCTCATGGGCTCCATGCACGTCGGCCTGGAGGAGGCCGAGCGCGGCTTCGAGCGGATGGCCGCCTTCTACGCCGCTCGAGCGCGCGGGGGAGTGGGCCTGATCGTCACCGGCGGTATCGCGCCCAACGAGGAGGGACGGCCCTACGAGGGCGGCGCCAAGCTCACCACCGGCGCCGAGGCCGAACGGCACCGGATCGTCACCGACGCCGTGCACCGCGAAGGCGGCCGGATCGCCCTGCAGATCCTCCACTTCGGCCGGTACGCCTACCACCGCGATCTGGTCGCCCCGAGCCCGCTCCAGGCACCCATCAGCCCCCATGTGCCCCGCGAGCTGACCGACGCCGAGGTCGAGCGGACCATCGACGACTACGTCCGCACCGCCCGCCTCGCCCGCCGGGCCGGCTACGACGGCGTGGAGATCATGGGCTCCGAGGGCTATCTGATCAACGAGTTCATCGCCGCGCGGACCAACCACCGCACCGACCGCTGGGGCGGCTCGTACGAGAACCGCATGCGCTTCCCCGTCGAGATCGTCCGCCGGGTCCGCGAGGCGGTCGGCGAGGACTTCATCCTCATCTACCGGCTGTCCATGCTGGATCTGGTGCCGGACGGCTCGTCGCTGGACGAGGTGATCACGCTCGCCCGCGCCGTCGAGGCCGCCGGCGCGACGATCATCAACACCGGCATCGGCTGGCACGAGGCCCGCATCCCCACCATCGCCACCTCCGTGCCGCGCGGCGCCTACACCTGGGTGACCGAGCGCCTGATGGGCGAGGTGTCGGTGCCGCTGGTCACCACCAACCGGATCAACACCCCCGAGGTCGCCGAGCGCCTGCTCGCCGAGGGGCGCGCCGACATGGTGTCGATGGCCCGCCCGATGCTCGCCGACCCCGACTTCGTCGCCAAGGCCGCCGCCGGGCGCCCCGAGGCGATCAACACCTGCATCGGCTGCAACCAGGCGTGCCTCGACCACACCTTCAGCGGGCAGATCACCTCCTGCCTGGTCAACCCGCGGGCGTGCCACGAGACCGAGCTGGTGCTGTCCCCGACCCGGCGCCGCAAGCGCGTCGCGGTCGTCGGCGCCGGACCGGCGGGACTCGCCTGCGCGGTCACCGCCGCCGAACGCGGCCACACGGTCACCCTCTTCGACGCCGGTAGCGAGATCGGCGGCCAGCTCAACGTCGCCCGCAAGGTCCCGGGCAAGCAGGAGTTCGACGAGACGCTGCGTTACTTCCGCACCCGGCTCGACGAGCACGCCGTGGACGTCCGCCTGAACACCCGGGCGACCGCGGGGGACCTCGACGGCTACGACGAGATCGTCCTCGCCACCGGTGTCGTCCCCCGGGTCCCCGACATCCCCGGAGTCGACCACCCGAGCGTCCTCGGCTACCTCGACGTCCTGCGGGACGGCGCCCCCGTCGGCGAACGCGTCGCCGTGCTCGGCGCGGGTGGCATCGGCTTCGACGTCGCCGAGTTCCTCACCGACGGCGGCGACAAGGCGCACGAGGACCCCGAGACCTACTTCCGCCACTGGGGCGTCGACACCCGCTACCGCGCCCCGGGCGGGCTGGCCTCCCCCGAGCGCCCCGCGCCGCCCCGCAGCGTCCACCTGCTCCAGCGCAAGACGACCAAGGTCGGCGCCGGGCTGGGCAAGACCACCGGATGGATCCACCGCACCGAGCTCAAGCACCGCGGTGTCACCATGGTCCCCGGCGTCCGCTACGACCGCATCGACGACGCGGGACTGCATGTGACCATCGGCGAGGAGAGCACCGTCCTGGCCGTCGACACCATCGTCCTGTGCACCGGCCAGGAGCCGCGCCGGGACCTGTACGAGGACCTGGTCGCCGCCGGACGCGAGGCGCACCTGATCGGCGGCGCCGACGTGGCGGCCGAACTGGACGCCAAGCGCGCCATCAAGCAGGGCACCGAGCTGGCGGCGGCCCTGTAG
- a CDS encoding PadR family transcriptional regulator — protein MSLPHAILTALLEKPSSGLELTRRFDKSIGYFWSATHQQIYRELGKLEADGLIRALPAEQPARGQKKSYEVLPAGRDELARWTAAAQDPRPMRDPLPLRLRAAAVVGTTGLEADLRRHLELHERQLAEYREIEKRDFPPGKDGTEDRLRHLVLRAGIDLETFWTQWLRHALAEFADLPGRGPA, from the coding sequence ATGTCACTCCCGCACGCGATCCTCACCGCCCTGCTCGAGAAGCCGTCGTCGGGGCTGGAGCTGACCCGCCGGTTCGACAAGTCGATCGGCTACTTCTGGTCGGCGACGCACCAGCAGATCTATCGCGAGCTGGGGAAGCTGGAGGCCGACGGCCTGATCCGCGCCCTGCCGGCCGAGCAGCCGGCCCGTGGGCAGAAGAAGAGCTACGAGGTCCTGCCCGCGGGCCGCGACGAACTGGCCCGCTGGACCGCCGCCGCCCAGGACCCCAGGCCCATGCGCGACCCGCTCCCGCTGCGTCTGCGGGCCGCCGCGGTCGTCGGCACCACGGGCCTGGAGGCCGACCTGCGGCGCCATCTGGAGTTGCACGAGCGCCAGTTGGCCGAGTACCGGGAGATCGAGAAGCGGGACTTTCCGCCCGGCAAGGACGGCACCGAGGACCGGCTGCGGCACCTGGTGCTCCGGGCGGGCATCGACCTGGAGACGTTCTGGACGCAGTGGCTGCGCCACGCGCTGGCGGAGTTCGCCGACCTGCCCGGCCGCGGTCCGGCCTGA
- a CDS encoding cupin domain-containing protein produces the protein MSTRSLENALVVPADEAEVVGLAGGSAFRLLADGDATDGALGVNRLSLVTGADGARPHYHRRSSEMFFVLDGTASFLLGERLETVDGGGLVVVPPGLPHAFGAAPGATTDLLVVAAPGVERFGYFRRLAGIARGEQTFEDLLPEQERYDVHFVDDTLWRSARAH, from the coding sequence ATGTCCACACGCAGCTTGGAAAACGCCCTGGTGGTACCCGCGGACGAGGCCGAGGTCGTCGGACTGGCCGGCGGCAGCGCCTTCCGCCTCCTGGCCGACGGCGACGCCACGGACGGCGCGCTCGGCGTCAACCGGCTCTCCCTGGTGACGGGTGCGGACGGGGCCAGGCCCCACTACCACAGGCGGTCGTCCGAGATGTTCTTCGTACTGGATGGAACGGCGTCCTTCCTCCTTGGCGAACGGTTGGAGACGGTGGACGGGGGCGGTCTCGTGGTGGTCCCGCCGGGGCTGCCGCACGCGTTCGGCGCCGCCCCGGGCGCGACGACGGACCTGCTGGTGGTGGCGGCGCCGGGTGTCGAGCGATTCGGCTACTTCCGCCGGCTGGCAGGCATCGCCCGCGGCGAGCAAACGTTTGAGGACCTGCTGCCCGAGCAGGAACGCTACGACGTCCACTTCGTGGACGACACGCTCTGGCGGTCCGCCCGGGCCCACTGA
- a CDS encoding fibronectin type III domain-containing protein, whose amino-acid sequence MLCSALALVASCGWGAGAGEPGGRLPGAPTGVTAEAGSATSVHVMWNAVAGAERYEVYRGRAKVTEVAGSARMVDVTRLRPSTGYVFTVRARDAEGRLGPSSREVRATTPAAVAADRSAPTRPERVTGRAAGGRVVQLSWSAARDDRGVTSYDVYQGGTKIHSVGGGQRAAVVTGLRPGTRYSFTVRARDAADNLSPAGPAVRLTTPGTDDGRATAPTGLRASSHRADGAYHIDLVWTPPRTDGLVTEYQIHLDGRAATSLVFGGKAPRDRAEYSFYAGQQAGVTHRVRLRAKLPDGTWGGFSAERTVTTGGSR is encoded by the coding sequence CTGCTCTGCTCGGCGCTCGCGCTGGTGGCATCCTGCGGCTGGGGCGCGGGCGCCGGCGAGCCGGGCGGCCGGCTGCCGGGGGCGCCGACGGGCGTCACCGCCGAGGCGGGCAGCGCGACCAGTGTGCACGTGATGTGGAACGCCGTCGCCGGGGCCGAGCGCTACGAGGTGTACCGCGGCCGCGCGAAGGTGACGGAGGTGGCCGGTTCGGCGCGCATGGTGGACGTGACCCGGCTGCGGCCGTCGACCGGGTACGTCTTCACGGTGCGGGCCCGGGACGCCGAGGGGCGGCTCGGGCCGAGCAGCCGCGAGGTGCGGGCCACGACGCCCGCGGCGGTCGCGGCCGACCGCTCGGCGCCGACGCGTCCGGAGCGGGTCACCGGCCGGGCGGCCGGCGGCCGGGTCGTCCAGCTCTCCTGGTCGGCGGCGCGGGACGACCGGGGCGTGACGTCGTACGACGTCTACCAGGGCGGCACCAAGATCCACAGCGTGGGCGGCGGCCAGCGGGCGGCCGTCGTGACGGGGCTGCGGCCCGGCACCCGTTACTCCTTCACCGTCCGGGCCCGCGACGCGGCCGACAACCTCTCCCCCGCCGGCCCCGCCGTCCGCCTCACCACGCCCGGGACCGACGACGGACGGGCCACCGCCCCGACCGGCCTGCGGGCGAGCAGCCACCGGGCCGACGGCGCGTACCACATCGACCTCGTCTGGACCCCGCCGCGCACGGACGGCCTGGTCACCGAGTACCAGATCCACCTCGACGGACGGGCCGCCACCTCGCTGGTGTTCGGCGGCAAGGCCCCGCGCGACCGGGCGGAGTACAGCTTCTACGCCGGACAGCAGGCCGGTGTCACGCACCGGGTGCGGCTGCGGGCCAAGCTGCCCGACGGCACCTGGGGCGGCTTCTCGGCGGAGCGGACGGTGACGACGGGCGGCAGCCGGTGA
- a CDS encoding TetR/AcrR family transcriptional regulator, which yields MSVQERKQRERAERERLIVATARELAEQQGWDAVTTRRLAERIEYSQPVLYSHFRGKREIIGAVALEGATEMAAAVRAATSAADGPRTRVTALARAYLDFAERNPAVYDAMFQLDGGLAFANEDTPEPLKDAFAALLENLGEVAGGGVHPALFTEVFWAALHGLATLTRAGRLPPEDTERRVELLVDRLAMI from the coding sequence ATGTCGGTACAGGAACGCAAGCAGCGCGAACGAGCGGAGCGCGAACGCCTCATCGTGGCGACAGCCCGCGAACTCGCCGAGCAGCAGGGCTGGGACGCGGTCACCACCCGCCGGCTCGCCGAACGCATCGAATACAGCCAGCCCGTCCTCTACAGCCACTTCCGCGGCAAACGCGAGATCATCGGCGCCGTCGCCCTCGAAGGCGCCACCGAGATGGCAGCGGCGGTGCGGGCCGCGACCTCCGCCGCAGACGGCCCCCGCACCCGGGTCACCGCCCTCGCGCGCGCCTACCTCGACTTCGCCGAACGCAACCCGGCGGTCTACGACGCCATGTTCCAGCTCGACGGCGGTCTGGCGTTCGCGAACGAGGACACCCCGGAGCCTCTGAAGGACGCCTTCGCCGCGCTGCTGGAGAACCTCGGCGAGGTCGCCGGGGGAGGCGTCCACCCCGCACTGTTCACCGAGGTGTTCTGGGCGGCCCTGCACGGACTGGCGACCCTGACCCGGGCGGGACGGCTCCCGCCGGAGGACACCGAGCGCAGGGTGGAGCTGCTGGTGGACCGGCTCGCCATGATCTGA
- a CDS encoding MarR family winged helix-turn-helix transcriptional regulator, with the protein MSMSSPGPTPGFLVWRLANKWRVAVDRAVAPLGLTHAQYSLVASLYGMQRAGERPSQRRLADHTGLEALYVSKLARALQSAGLIERARDPRDPRAVQLALTEQGQAVTRQAITVVQELLQQLLEPLGGLGAPRVRAFTDELTILLDAPLTPSAPNDKKTQGTTP; encoded by the coding sequence ATGAGCATGAGTTCACCGGGCCCCACGCCTGGTTTTCTGGTGTGGCGGCTCGCCAACAAGTGGCGCGTCGCGGTCGATCGCGCGGTGGCTCCGCTGGGTCTGACCCACGCGCAGTATTCGCTAGTTGCGTCGCTGTACGGCATGCAGCGCGCCGGCGAGCGTCCCAGTCAGCGCCGACTCGCCGACCACACCGGCCTGGAGGCGCTGTACGTCTCGAAACTGGCGCGCGCCCTGCAGTCGGCCGGCCTGATCGAGCGCGCCCGCGACCCCCGTGACCCGCGTGCCGTGCAGCTTGCCCTCACCGAGCAGGGTCAGGCCGTCACGCGGCAGGCCATCACGGTGGTCCAGGAACTGCTTCAGCAGTTGCTGGAGCCGCTCGGCGGCCTCGGCGCCCCGCGGGTGCGCGCGTTCACCGACGAGCTGACCATCCTGCTCGACGCACCTCTTACTCCATCCGCACCGAATGACAAGAAGACGCAGGGGACAACACCATGA
- a CDS encoding MarR family winged helix-turn-helix transcriptional regulator, protein MTNTTPAADARALGLAHYAARGVLEHVLARHGITFQQQIALRAALTADAPLTADDLVAHVRGSLKTDPADIHATVDELLAKQLLVEDGAHLHPTDAGRELIAAASAETAPISARIWGGIPAEDLGAAGRVLALVTERANAELEKLA, encoded by the coding sequence ATGACCAACACCACACCCGCCGCCGACGCCCGCGCCCTCGGTCTGGCCCACTACGCCGCCCGCGGCGTCCTCGAGCACGTCCTGGCCCGGCACGGCATCACGTTCCAGCAGCAGATCGCCCTGCGCGCCGCCCTCACCGCTGACGCCCCGCTGACGGCGGACGATCTGGTCGCCCACGTCCGGGGCTCCCTCAAGACCGATCCGGCCGACATCCACGCCACTGTCGACGAACTGCTGGCCAAGCAGCTGCTCGTCGAGGACGGCGCGCACCTTCACCCCACGGACGCAGGACGCGAGCTGATCGCCGCCGCCAGTGCGGAGACCGCCCCCATCTCCGCCCGCATCTGGGGCGGGATACCCGCCGAGGACCTCGGCGCAGCCGGCCGCGTCCTCGCCCTGGTCACCGAACGCGCGAACGCGGAGCTCGAGAAATTGGCCTGA
- a CDS encoding DUF1772 domain-containing protein, with the protein MLNALEVFTTVVVGVMVGVEFSVAFVINPILNALPEDSGQLGRAHGGRMLGAVMPVWYITSLILVAVWAIAGWHNHGTGLVVTAGALLILSVIMSLLLLVPINNRGKTWTPENRPADWKEQMNRWDRFHYVRVAAIIAAFALLVAALA; encoded by the coding sequence ATGCTCAACGCACTCGAGGTGTTCACCACTGTGGTCGTCGGCGTGATGGTGGGGGTGGAGTTCTCCGTCGCTTTCGTCATCAACCCGATCCTCAACGCCCTCCCGGAGGACAGCGGCCAGCTCGGCCGCGCCCACGGGGGCCGGATGCTCGGCGCCGTGATGCCGGTCTGGTACATCACCTCGCTCATCCTCGTCGCGGTCTGGGCCATCGCCGGATGGCACAACCACGGCACCGGCCTCGTCGTCACCGCCGGCGCGCTGCTGATCCTCAGCGTGATCATGTCGCTTCTGCTGCTCGTCCCGATCAACAACCGTGGCAAGACGTGGACCCCCGAGAACCGGCCCGCCGACTGGAAGGAGCAGATGAACCGCTGGGACCGCTTCCACTACGTCCGCGTCGCCGCCATCATCGCCGCCTTCGCCCTGCTGGTCGCCGCCCTCGCCTGA